Proteins encoded together in one Lathyrus oleraceus cultivar Zhongwan6 chromosome 5, CAAS_Psat_ZW6_1.0, whole genome shotgun sequence window:
- the LOC127082719 gene encoding probable cyclic nucleotide-gated ion channel 16 gives MNRDIQQFAISSSSHFQRFPKSFSLRKKVPWWYQIQHPRSPFLAKWNVIFLYSCLFALFLDPLYFYIPVTGDKACLQTDLVLGVFVTLLRIVADLFFFFHIILKFRTAFNSPTSHVYGRKELITDPGMITRRYLRHDFVIDLLACLPLPQIVIWIVIPATKNSTAAHSNHTLSLIVLIQYIPRLFQIFPLQRRILKTSGLIAKTAMAGALYNLGFYMLASHVLGATWYVTSIQRQYECWRIMCKKEMNRTHSPSCNPSFLDCSTLDTRERQVWFRRTRVLSACDALNDRNHFQFGMFADAFTDHVSSSRFFQKYFYCLWWGLKNLSSYGQNLQTSTYSGETLFSSFICIAGLILFAHLIGNMQNYLQSSTARLEEWRLKQKDTEEWMNHRQLPVELQQRVRRFVQYKWLATRGVDEEAILKSLPIDLRRQIQRHLCLDIVRRVPFFGQMDDQLLDAICERLVSSLNTKDSYIAREGDPVREMLFIIRGSIESSTTDGGRSGFFNSITLKPGDFCGEELLTWALTPDPSLNLPDSTRTVKTLTEVEAFALRADDLKFVSSQFKRLHSKKLQHAFRYYSHQWRAWGASFIQAAWRRHRKRELAMELLEKENLYYESVMELEGDEGSGAGESSNANHGQNFGATFLASRFAANTKKGAVKKVTINPDDSSLKMPKMFKPTEPDFSTFQED, from the exons atgaataGAGATATACAACAATTCGCAATATCATCTTCATCACATTTTCAACGTTTTCCAAAATCATTCTCTCTCCGTAAAAAAGTTCCATGGTGGTACCAAATACAACATCCACGTTCACCATTTCTTGCAAAATGGAACGTAATCTTCCTCTACTCCTGCCTCTTTGCTCTCTTTCTAGACCCTCTTTATTTCTATATTCCCGTCACAGGAGACAAAGCATGCTTGCAAACAGATTTAGTCCTCGGCGTTTTCGTCACGTTATTGCGTATCGTTGCCgatctcttcttcttctttcaTATCATTCTTAAGTTTCGCACCGCTTTTAATTCCCCTACCTCTCATGTATATGGCCGCAAAGAGCTTATCACCGATCCCGGGATGATTACCCGTCGATACCTCAGGCATGATTTCGTCATTGATCTTCTTGCCTGCCTTCCTTTGCCTCAG ATAGTTATTTGGATTGTGATTCCGGCCACAAAAAACTCGACCGCAGCTCATTCAAACCACACTCTGTCCCTGATAGTTCTAATTCAGTACATTCCAAGACTGTTTCAGATTTTTCCTTTACAACGCAGAATCTTGAAGACTAGTGGGCTTATAGCAAAAACTGCTATGGCAGGTGCATTGTACAATCTCGGTTTCTACATGCTCGCCAGCCAT GTTTTAGGAGCAACGTGGTATGTGACGTCGATTCAGAGACAATACGAGTGTTGGAGAATAATGTGCAAGAAGGAAATGAACAGAACACATTCACCTTCTTGTAATCCTTCTTTTCTTGATTGTAGTACTCTTGACACCCGCGAGCGACAAGTTTGGTTTAGACGCACTCGTGTACTCTCTGCTTGCGATGCACTCAATGATAGAAACCACTTTCAGTTCGGAATGTTTGCTGATGCTTTTACTGATCATGTCTCTTCCTCAAGATTctttcaaaaatatttttattgccTCTGGTGGGGTTTGAAAAATCTCAG CTCATACGGACAAAATCTTCAGACTAGTACTTACAGCGGCGAAACGTTATTTTCAAGTTTCATATGCATAGCAGGCCTTATTCTGTTTGCACATCTCATTGGTAACATGCAG AATTATCTGCAATCCTCAACTGCGAGACTTGAAGAGTGGAGACTTAAACAAAAAGATACAGAAGAATGGATGAATCATCGCCAACTTCCAGTAGAACTACAACAACGTGTTCGTCGCTTTGTTCAGTACAAATGGCTTGCCACGAGAGGTGTTGACGAAGAAGCCATTTTGAAATCCTTGCCTATTGATCTTCGACGCCAGATTCAGAGGCATCTCTGTCTTGATATTGTTCGCCGA GTACCGTTTTTTGGCCAAATGGACGATCAACTTCTCGATGCTATATGCGAACGTCTAGTTTCATCGTTGAACACGAAAGATTCATATATAGCTAGAGAAGGCGATCCAGTTCGAGAGATGCTTTTTATCATCAGAGGAAGTATAGAGAGTTCTACAACAGATGGTGGTAGATCAGGATTCTTCAATTCCATCACCCTAAAACCAGGTGACTTTTGTGGCGAAGAATTGCTAACATGGGCTTTAACGCCCGATCCTAGTCTTAACCTTCCAGATTCCACAAGAACGGTTAAGACATTAACCGAAGTAGAAGCATTTGCACTTCGAGCAGACGATCTCAAATTCGTATCAAGCCAATTTAAGCGTCTGCACAGCAAGAAACTGCAACACGCTTTCAGATACTATTCGCATCAGTGGAGAGCTTGGGGTGCGTCGTTTATACAAGCAGCTTGGAGGCGTCACCGGAAGAGAGAATTGGCGATGGAGTTGTTAGAAAAAGAGAATCTTTATTATGAAAGTGTTATGGAGCTAGAGGGTGATGAAGGTAGTGGTGCAGGAGAGAGTTCCAATGCTAATCATGGACAGAATTTCGGGGCTACATTTTTGGCTTCGAGATTCGCTGCAAACACGAAGAAAGGCGCGGTTAAAAAGGTTACAATAAACCCTGATGATAGCAGTTTGAAAATGCCTAAGATGTTCAAGCCAACTGAGCCTGATTTCTCAACATTTCAAGAagattaa
- the LOC127082720 gene encoding ACT domain-containing protein ACR3, whose translation MGAVCWPYFDPEYENFSNRINPPRVSVDNSSCHNCTLIKFDSVNKPGILLEVVQILTDLDFIITKAYISSDGGWFMDVFHVTDQHGKKITDDKTIDLIEKALGPKSQSKEGVKSWTGKRVGVHSVGDHIAIELIGRDRPGLLSEISAVLASLHFNVVVAEVWTHNRRIACVLYVNDGTRKAVDDPKRLSLVEEQLNNILRGCEDGDKVASRTSLSMSFTHIDRRLHQMLFADRDYESSGVTTTESECPPSFWPKIAIECCEEKGYSVVSVRCKDRAKLMFDIVCTLTDMQYVVSHATISSDKPYASQEYFIRHMDGCTLDTEGEKERVIKCIEAAIQRRVSEGVSLELCAKDRVGLLSEVTRILRENGLTVCRAGISTRGEQALNVFYVRDASGNSVDMKTIEALRKEIGKTMMVDVKKVPTYDKEPETKGWAKTSFFFGNLLERFLA comes from the exons ATGGGTGCAGTTTGTTGGCCATATTTTGATCCTGAGTATGAGAATTTCAGCAACAGAATCAACCCTCCAAG GGTATCAGTGGACAATTCTAGTTGCCATAACTGTACACTAATCAAG TTTGATAGTGTTAACAAACCTGGAATTCTGCTGGAAGTTGTGCAAATTTTGACAGACCTTGACTTTATAATTACCAAAGCTTACATATCTTCTGATGGGGGATGGTTCATGGATG TATTTCATGTCACGGATCAGCATGGGAAAAAGATAACAGATGACAAAACCATTGACCTCATTGAAAAG GCTCTAGGACCGAAAAGCCAGAGTAAAGAAGGAGTGAAGAGTTGGACCGGAAAACGGGTTGGGGTGCATTCCGTTGGCGATCATATAGCCATTGAGCTAATCGGGAGAGACCGCCCCGGTCTCTTGTCTGAGATCTCAGCTGTTCTTGCCAGCCTCCATTTTAACGTGGTTGTAGCTGAAGTTTGGACTCATAACCGAAGAATAGCTTGCGTCCTTTATGTCAATGATGGTACGAGAAAAGCCGTGGACGATCCAAAAAGATTGTCTCTTGTGGAGGAGCAGCTCAATAACATCTTACGCGGATGCGAGGATGGTGATAAAGTTGCTAGTAGAACTAGTCTCTCCATGAGTTTCACCCATATCGATAGGCGACTCCACCAGATGTTGTTTGCTGATCGAGATTATGAAAGTTCTGGAGTAACCACGACAGAAAGTGAATGTCCTCCCTCTTTCTGGCCAAAAATAGCGATAGAATGTTGCGAGGAAAAAGGTTACTCAGTGGTTAGTGTCAGGTGCAAAGATCGCGCAAAACTCATGTTTGACATTGTTTGCACTCTTACTGATATGCAATATGTTGTTTCCCATGCCACAATCTCATCAGACAAACCTTATGCATCCCAG GAATACTTTATTCGGCACATGGACGGATGCACGCTTGATACAGAAGGAGAGAAAGAAAGGGTCATCAAATGCATCGAAGCTGCTATTCAAAGAAGAGTAAGCGAG GGTGTGAGCCTTGAGTTGTGTGCAAAGGATAGAGTGGGATTGCTGTCTGAAGTAACAAGGATTCTAAGAGAGAATGGCCTGACAGTTTGTAGGGCAGGTATATCAACTAGAGGGGAGCAAGCACTTAATGTCTTCTATGTGAGGGATGCATCAGGGAACTCAGTGGACATGAAAACTATAGAAGCTCTTCGTAAAGAAATAGGCAAGACAATGATGGTAGATGTTAAGAAGGTACCAACCTATGACAAAGAACCAGAGACAAAAGGATGGGCTAAAACTAGCTTCTTCTTTGGTAACTTGTTGGAAAGGTTCTTGGCTTAA